Proteins encoded together in one Pectinophora gossypiella chromosome 20, ilPecGoss1.1, whole genome shotgun sequence window:
- the LOC126376105 gene encoding glucose dehydrogenase [FAD, quinone]-like — MRRQLAPALTAALCVLSTLLPHADLQFINPVSSFMNFLHEGTDQLDNEPPDQTNLLSEYDFIVVGAGTAGCVLANRLTEISEWKVLLIEAGVNENFIMDIPIVANYLQFTDANWKYKTKPSKQYCAGFENQQCNWPRGKVVGGSSVLNYMIYTRGTQPDYDNWKNMGNEGWGWDEVLPYFKKIENYNIPQFDDPKYHGNSGHVNIEYAPFRTTKGKAWVKGAQQLGFKYGDHNGPSPSGVSFLQLSMKNGTRHSSSRAYLHPINKRNNLHLSKGSMVTKLILDSTKTKVIGVELEKMKRKYKILAKKEVIVSAGAINSPQLLMLSGIGPKKHLEDMKIPVVKDLKVGYNLMDHIAAGGLQFVVRQQNLSISTEYILNHLELVFKWMRNHKGPLSVPGGCEALVFMDLKDKFNSTGWPDMELLFISGGLNSDPALPMNFGFEQQIYANTYGPLGKSDVFMVFPMLMRPKSKGRVMLQSRNPRAHPALIPNYFQYPEDLQKIVEGMKVAIQISRQPAMKKIGAKLYDMPIEECMKYGPFGSDAYFSCQAQMFTFTIYHQSGTCKMGPEGDPTAVVDPRLKVHGIQNLRVIDASVMPEIVSSHTNAPVYMIAEKGSDMIKQDWGRL, encoded by the coding sequence ATGAGGCGTCAGCTCGCGCCGGCTTTGACGGCGGCACTATGTGTGCTCTCCACCCTCTTACCCCACGCTGACCTGCAGTTCATCAACCCCGTCTCGTCCTTCATGAACTTCCTCCACGAGGGCACCGACCAGCTGGACAACGAGCCTCCAGACCAGACCAACTTGCTCTCAGAATACGACTTCATCGTCGTCGGCGCCGGCACTGCCGGCTGCGTCCTCGCCAACAGACTCACCGAGATCTCAGAATGGAAAGTCCTTCTAATAGAAGCCGGTGTCAACGAAAACTTCATCATGGACATACCCATAGTCGCCAACTATCTTCAATTTACTGACGCTAACTGGAAATATAAGACGAAACCTTCGAAACAGTACTGTGCCGGTTTTGAAAACCAACAGTGCAACTGGCCTAGAGGCAAAGTCGTAGGTGGGTCCAGTGTGCTGAACTATATGATTTACACCAGAGGAACCCAACCCGACTACGACAACTGGAAGAACATGGGCAATGAAGGCTGGGGATGGGACGAAGTGTTGCCGTACTTTAAGAAGATTGAAAACTACAATATTCCTCAATTTGACGATCCAAAGTACCACGGGAATAGTGGGCATGTAAATATAGAATACGCACCTTTCCGTACTACAAAGGGTAAAGCGTGGGTCAAAGGAGCTCAACAGTTGGGTTTCAAATACGGTGATCATAACGGTCCCAGTCCATCGGGAGTGTCATTCTTACAGTTGTCGATGAAGAACGGTACTCGCCACAGCTCTAGCAGAGCTTATTTGCATCCCATCAATAAGAGAAACAACCTACATCTGTCTAAAGGGAGTATGGTAACGAAACTTATACTTGACTCTACAAAAACCAAAGTAATTGGTGTCGAGTTAGAAAAGATGaagagaaaatataaaatattagcaAAGAAAGAGGTGATTGTGTCGGCTGGTGCCATAAATTCGCCCCAGTTACTCATGTTGTCTGGTATAGGACCTAAGAAACATTTAGAAGACATGAAGATCCCAGTAGTCAAAGACTTAAAAGTTGGATACAATTTAATGGACCACATAGCAGCTGGAGGCTTACAATTTGTAGTGCGACAACAGAACCTTTCAATAAGCACTGAATATATATTGAATCACTTAGAATTAGTTTTTAAATGGATGAGAAATCACAAAGGACCATTATCAGTGCCTGGTGGCTGCGAAGCGCTTGTATTTATGGATTTGAAAGATAAATTCAACAGCACTGGTTGGCCAGATATGGAGTTACTATTCATTAGCGGTGGATTAAATTCAGATCCAGCGTTACCTATGAATTTCGGTTTTGAACAACAGATTTACGCTAATACTTATGGACCCTTAGGTAAATCGGACGTGTTTATGGTATTCCCTATGTTGATGCGTCCGAAATCTAAAGGAAGAGTTATGCTGCAGAGCAGGAACCCACGGGCACATCCGGCGCTAATTCCCAACTACTTCCAGTACCCGGAGGATTTACAGAAAATAGTTGAAGGTATGAAAGTAGCCATACAAATTTCGAGACAACCGGCTATGAAAAAGATCGGAGCGAAGTTGTATGACATGCCAATTGAGGAATGTATGAAGTATGGGCCTTTTGGGAGCGATGCTTACTTCTCGTGCCAGGCGCAGATGTTCACGTTCACCATTTACCATCAGAGCGGTACTTGCAAGATGGGGCCTGAGGGCGACCCAACAGCTGTTGTTGACCCGAGACTGAAGGTCCACGGGATCCAGAACCTACGCGTGATTGATGCGAGTGTCATGCCCGAAATTGTCTCCAGTCACACCAACGCTCCAGTCTACATGATCGCTGAGAAAGGATCCGACATGATCAAACAAGACTGGGGAAGGTTATAA